Proteins encoded within one genomic window of Humulus lupulus chromosome 1, drHumLupu1.1, whole genome shotgun sequence:
- the LOC133782231 gene encoding uncharacterized protein LOC133782231 has protein sequence MDTHHKSGTGWVTETAKNTWEELRAYRDTQQTQATDTKSSTPVSSAPEDEDISLVQTVFGKRRGHQKGYGRILNIRGRTPFDFRPSQTRDEELSEMRERLRQLEEHVRTHCITPGSQCAPPPPDDSVGLMYEFYYN, from the exons atggatactcaccataaatcaggcacagggtgggtgacagagacagccaaaaatacttgg gaggaattgcgtgcataccgcgacacacagcagacacaggcaactgatactaagagttccacaccagtttcgagtgcgcctgaagatgaagacatatctttggtacaaactgtcttcggaaaacgacggggccaccagaaaggatatggacgtatccttaacataaggggccgaactccatttgattttcgtccttcacaaactagagatgaagagttgtctgagatgagagagcgtcttcgacagttagaggagcatgtccggactcattgtatcaccccgggatctcaatgtgccccaccaccacccgacgactcagtaggacttatgtatgaattttattacaattga